TCACGGAGCACGTTCTGGCAAGGGACAAAGTGCTTATTGTGTGGGACACACAAACCACCCGAACACCGCAAAAGATTTCTTGAAAGTTGAGGGTTTTGAAGGGGGTTTTCTTTTGAATTTTTTCAGGGAAATTCCATCTTATGGGTAAGAAACAGCAAGTTCAGGATAAGATGTGGGATTGGTGCCTCAAGGGCACCCTGCAAAACTTCTCCAAATGAAAAAGCGGAGAACAGGTCTCCGCTTGAGAAGGCAGGAAAGGATCAGTGGCTGCCGCAACCGCCGCCCGTTTCGGCATTTTTGCCATCGGTGCGGAAGGAGTGGCCACAACCACAACTGCTGGTGGCGTTGGGGTTGTTGACGGTGAAACCGCCCCCCATCATGTTTTCCACGTAGTCCACCTGTGAACCCTGCAAGAGTTCGATGCTCATGCGGTCCACGATCAGTTTGATGCCACGGTCCACCACGATGGTGTCTCCCTCGAGTTCCCGGTCATCAATGGCCATGCCGTACTGGTAGCCACTGCACCCGCCACTCTTGATGAACACCCGAACGCCTGCACCGGGTTTGTTGCTGCGCTCAAGAATTTCCTGCGCTTTGAGGGCGCCTGTTTCTGAAATGCTGATGGCCTGGATGGTCGTGCTCATGTTTCCAGAGTAGCACCCCCACGCTTTTCAACTGTGAACAGCACCACTCCCTGTCCATCATTCAAGTGACTCTGAAGGTGACGGCGAAGTGGGCATGAAGAGGGCAGGTGAAACACATCAGGCTTCACATCTTGCAGCAGGGAAGGAGGGACATGTTTTAATGGGCCCATGACCCGTCCTGCGTTCGAGAACATTCAACAGTTGCTTGCAGACCAGCAACTTGATGGCTGGCTGTTTTATGATTTCCAGGGCCTCAATCCCCTGGCCCTCAATGTGCTGGGCATTCCCAGAGAAGCCCACCTGACCCGCAGGTTTTTTGTGTGGGTTCCCAGAGCGGGAGAGATCACGGTCTTGCACAACAGCATTGAAGGAGGTACCTGGAAAACCCTTTCTCAGGACTGGAAGGTGACCCTGAAGGCCTACAGAGGACATGCAGACCTGCAACCCCTGCTGGAAGCACTGGTGAAGCCTGGCATGAAAGTGGCCATGGAATACAGTCCGATGGGAAGTGTGCCTTACGTGGGCCGTGTGGACGCCGGTACCATTGAACGCATCCGTGCCCTGGGTGCTGAAGTGGTGAGCAGTGCCGACCTGCTGCAACATTTCTTCAAATGGTCTGCAGAAGATCTGGCCTCACACCAGCGCGCTGTGGCTGTATTGATGGCTGCCAAAGACGCTGCATTTGAATTCATCCGGGCCAGGGTCAAACTGGGGCAGGAGGTGGATGAGCTTTCCGTGCAGTCGGTGATCGGTGAGGAGCTGCGCCGTGGAGGACTGCAGTTTGACCATCCTCCCATTGTGGGTTTTGCAGCTCATGCAGGAGATCCTCATTACGCACCGAACCCCGAAGGCAACCGGACCCTGCAAAAAGGGGACTGCATTCTGCTGGACCTGTGGGGGCAGGAAGAAGGCCGACCTTATGCAGACGTCACCTGGATGGGCTTTTATGGAGAACCCTCTGCAGAGTTTATGAGAGCCTGGGAAGCTGTCAAAGGCGCACGTGACCTGGCCCTCAGAGACATCAAAGCCGGAAAGCAGGGATGGGAGCTGGATTTTGCTTCCCGCCAGCTGATCTCAGAAGCAGGTTATGCAGAAGCCTTCACCCACAGGCTGGGACACAGCCTGGGCGTGCAGCTGCATGGTCCCACCGCCAATCTGGATGATCTGGAAACCCGGGACACCCGCACCCTGCTGCCTCATCTTGCTGTGACCATCGAGCCTGGAATCTATCTCCCTGAGAAAAACTTTGGCATTCGCAGTGAAGTCAATGTGGTTTTGCAGGAAGACGAAGCCCTGGTCACCACACCTGTGCAGCAGGACCTGATTTTCATTTGAACCGCACTCACCTGAACAGCAATTGCTGACCCTGAGCCCCTGTGTCTTCTGAGACCAGGGGTTTTGTGGTTGTGGAATCTGATGGTTTTTCTGAAAGAGCTGGAAATTTCAGAGGAACCAGCTTGGCATCTGGGAAAGTGGTGGGAATGGGGATGGGTCGGTAAGTGCCTGGGCGGTAATTGGGCAGAGGCTGTGGACGCTGCTGCAAGGAGAACTTCCGGGCCTGCAGATCAGGCAGCACGGGCAAGGTCAGTTGTTTCTGGATCGGCCAGACCAGATTTTTTTCTCTACAGCAGACTGCAGAAAGATCTGCTTTCACCTCTGGCAGGGCAGGGGTCATCTGGGCGCCGGCAATAGAGAAAAGGGTCAATAAAGTCACAGGCAATTTCATGGCTGTCCTCCTTCTTCACAGTAGAGCTGGCCCTCAGAAAGATGGATGAAATTCTTTTGAGAATTCAAAGGAGCATGTTCTTCCTTTAAGCAGAAACGTTTTGTGGTAAGCTGCTTCATCTTTTCTGCTCAAACATCTTGAATGGAGGAAAAGACCTGCTCAAACCAGATGGAACGAATCAAATAGTTTACAAATTCTATCAATAATGGTGTTTGCAATAAGGAGCCCCATGCCCTGGTTGATTTCCCCTGACCTTCCTCAGGAGGTCCAGTCCCAACAACAAGCCTTCCTGGAAAAACTTGATCTTGACCTGCAAGATCCCTCCACAGACCGCAACGTGCTGGTTCGGGATTTGCTGGCACAATTCCTTTATGGCAGAAGCCATTCAGAAATCGAAAAGACCCTGCCTCTGCTGGCCTTGCAACTTGATCCCAGAAACATCACTTTTGAAGCAGAGCACTATGCAGCCACCGATCCCGAAAAGTTCAGGCGGGTCAAACCCCTGCTGTGGCTGTGGAAAAATCTGGACCTCTCCCCTGTGGGCCAGAACCCTGCCTTTGCCCTCCCCTTCAGGGCAGTGCTTGCGAAACACATCTTTAAACGGGTGGGAAAAAACTTCAAATGCTGGCAGAACGTGGAATTCAGTGTGGGCTACAACATGGAGGTGGGAGACGGTGTGGTGATCCACCGGTATGCCTTTCTGGACGACATTGGAGGCATTGAACTCGGAGACGGGGCTTCTGTGAGCGATTACGTGAACATATACAGTCACACCCACAGCGTCATTGACAGTCCAGATGTCACCCTCAAAAAGACCACCATCGGCAGGGGGGTGCGCCTGACCTACCACAGCACCATCCTGGCAGGCAGCATCATCAGTGATGATGCCCTGGTTGCCACCCATGCTCTGGTGCGTGGCCGGGTGGAACCCCACGGCATTGCCATGGGCCTGCCTGCCCGCACCACCCGGTTCAAGATGCGAGAGGGGCAACAGAACCATCAGGTGGATGCCCGCATCCATCCTGAGCCAGAAGCCCGCAAAGCCAACCCTGACTTTCCAGATCCCACCCCAGCGCAAACCCGCAAGCCTGGAGAACTGGAAAGCTGAAAAAAGACCCTGAACTTTCAGGGTCTTTCTTTTGAGATGACTCAGGCCAGAACGGGTTCTTCCTTCCAGCTTTTTAACGCCGCGTGGGCAGCCGCAAGGCGGGCAGACAGCAGGCGGAAGGGACTGCAACTGACGTAATCCAGCCCCACCTGGTGGAAGAAGGCGATGGAGTGTTTCTCTCCTCCGTGTTCTCCACACACCCCGAGTTTGATGTGGGGGGCCTTGCGGCGGGCATCCTGCACCGCGAGGCGGATCAGGGAACCCACCCCATCTTCATCCAGGCGGGTGAAGGGGTCGAACTGCAAGATGCCCTTTTCCACGTAAGTGCCCAGAAAGCGGGCAGCATCGTCACGGGAGTAGCCGTAGGTCATCTGGGTCAGGTCATTGGTGCCGAAACTCAGGAAGTCAGCATTGCTGGCAAGCTGTCCGCCCACCAGGCAGGCCCTGGGCACCTCGATCATGCTGCCGATGGGCAGGTGCAGGTCATGGCTGGCCAGAACCTCCTCCACGATGTGCCGCACATAAGCCATTTCTTCCCCTGTTCCCGTCAGGGGAATCATGATCTCTGGACGTGGGCGCTTGCCCCGGGACAGCAGGTCACGGGTGGCCCGTGCGAGGGCGTGCACCTGCATGCAGATGATGCTGGGCCGGGTGATGCCCAGACGTGCCCCTCTGAGCCCCATCATGGGATTCACTTCATGCAGTTCACGGACCCGTTCGAGAAGCTGGCTGGACTCCTGAAATTCAAGTTCCTCTGTCTCTGAGCGCTCCTGCTGTGAAAGCTGGGTCACGCGCACCAGAAGTTCAGGCAACTGTGGCAGGAATTCATGCAGCGGGGGGTCCATCAGGCGCACTGTGACAGGGAGACCATCCATGGCAAGCAGAATGCCCTCAAAATCCAGGCGTTGCAGGTCCTGCAGGTCCCGCAGGGCTTCCAGTTCCTCCTGGGGGGTGGGGGCCAGAATCATTTTGCGAACCAGCGGAATGCGCTCCTCGGAGAAGAACATGTGCTCTGTGCGGCAAAGACCGATGCCCTGGGCACCGTTGTTCCGGGCACGTTCTGCATCCTGGGGGGTGTCGGCGTTGGCCCGCACTTCTAGCTGCCGGATGCCATCTGCCCAGCAGAGGAGTTCAAAGACCTCTTCTTGAACTTCGCCTTCCTGCAAGGGAAGTTCTCCCAGGAAGATTTCTCCGGTGGAGCCATTCAGGGTGATGGTCTCCCCTGCCCGGATCACCTGTCCACGCACCTTCATCAGGCCTGCTTCCCGGTCCACCCGCAGCTCATCTGCCCCCACCACCGCAGGACAGCCCATCCCACGGGCCACCACAGCAGCATGAGAGGTCATGCCCCCTCTGGCGGTCAGGATGCCTTGAGCGGATGCCATGCCGTGAATGTCCTCTGGACTGGTTTCCAGCGTGACCAGGATGCAGGGCTGTTCTTTTGCCACTTCAACAGCCTCATCTGCACTGAAGACCACCACACCCACAGCCGCTCCAGGGCTGGCAGGCAGTGCTTTGAGGAGGGGCGTTTTGCCATGTCCGGGAACCGGCTGGGGGTAGAGCAGCTGTTCCAGGGCATCCAGTTCGATTCTGGTCACGGCCTCTTCCCGGGTGATGCGGCCTTCCTGAACCAGATCCCGGGCAATTCTGAAGGCGGCCCGTGCAGACCGTTTTCCTGCACGGGTCTGCAGCATGTAGAGTTTGCCATCTTCAATGGTGAATTCGAAGTCCTGCATGTCCCTGAAATGGTCTTCAAGCAGTTGAGCAGTGGTCATCAGTTGCTCATACACTTCTGGGAGGTGTTTTTTCAGATCAGAGAGGGGCAGAGGGGTGCGGATGCCGGCCACCACATCTTCTCCCTGGGCGTTCAGCAGGAACTCTCCAAAAATCTCTTTCTGGCCCGAGTTGGGGTTGCGGGTGAAGCCCACCCCAGTGCCTGAAGTCTCGCCCAGGTTTCCGAAGACCATCACCTGCACGTTGGCGGCAGTACCCAGATCATCGGGAATGTGGTGCAGTTTTCGGTAGGTTGCGGCCCGTCTGTTGCCCCAGGATTTGAAGACCGCCAGAATGGCTTCCTGCAGCTGGAACTGGGGACTCTGGGGGAATTCAAATCCTGCATGCCGTTTGAAAATGCGCTTGTAGGTGGCGACCAGTTCGGTCAGGTCCTCTGCGGTGAGGCCCAGATCACTGTGCACCTCTCTGGAGGCTTTCAGGTCTTCCAGGGCGGTTTCAAAGTGGTGTCTGGGAATGCCCACCACCACATCTCCGAACATCTGGATCAGCCTGCGGTAGGCGTCCTGGGCAAAGCGGGCATCTCCGGTCAGGGTGGCGAGTCCTGCGACAACCTCATCGGTCAGGCCAAGGTTGAGGATGGTGTCCATCATGCCGGGCATGCTGAAACGGGCTCCCGAGCGGACACTGAGCAGCAGGGGACGCTCTGGGTTGCCAAACTGTTTGCCTGTCTGGTGCTCCAGTTGCTGCAGGGCGTCTTGCACGTCCTGCCAGAGGTTCACCGGGGTCTGGCGGTGCATGTAGTACGAGCGGCAGGCATCGGTGGTCACGGTGAATCCGGGGGGCACCGGCAACCCCAGAGCGGTCATGGCAGCCAGACCTGCCCCTTTGCCTC
This genomic interval from Deinococcus cellulosilyticus NBRC 106333 = KACC 11606 contains the following:
- a CDS encoding HesB/IscA family protein — encoded protein: MSTTIQAISISETGALKAQEILERSNKPGAGVRVFIKSGGCSGYQYGMAIDDRELEGDTIVVDRGIKLIVDRMSIELLQGSQVDYVENMMGGGFTVNNPNATSSCGCGHSFRTDGKNAETGGGCGSH
- a CDS encoding M24 family metallopeptidase, with amino-acid sequence MTRPAFENIQQLLADQQLDGWLFYDFQGLNPLALNVLGIPREAHLTRRFFVWVPRAGEITVLHNSIEGGTWKTLSQDWKVTLKAYRGHADLQPLLEALVKPGMKVAMEYSPMGSVPYVGRVDAGTIERIRALGAEVVSSADLLQHFFKWSAEDLASHQRAVAVLMAAKDAAFEFIRARVKLGQEVDELSVQSVIGEELRRGGLQFDHPPIVGFAAHAGDPHYAPNPEGNRTLQKGDCILLDLWGQEEGRPYADVTWMGFYGEPSAEFMRAWEAVKGARDLALRDIKAGKQGWELDFASRQLISEAGYAEAFTHRLGHSLGVQLHGPTANLDDLETRDTRTLLPHLAVTIEPGIYLPEKNFGIRSEVNVVLQEDEALVTTPVQQDLIFI
- a CDS encoding acyltransferase, which gives rise to MPWLISPDLPQEVQSQQQAFLEKLDLDLQDPSTDRNVLVRDLLAQFLYGRSHSEIEKTLPLLALQLDPRNITFEAEHYAATDPEKFRRVKPLLWLWKNLDLSPVGQNPAFALPFRAVLAKHIFKRVGKNFKCWQNVEFSVGYNMEVGDGVVIHRYAFLDDIGGIELGDGASVSDYVNIYSHTHSVIDSPDVTLKKTTIGRGVRLTYHSTILAGSIISDDALVATHALVRGRVEPHGIAMGLPARTTRFKMREGQQNHQVDARIHPEPEARKANPDFPDPTPAQTRKPGELES
- the ppdK gene encoding pyruvate, phosphate dikinase, encoding MKHVYTFSEAQGLGKDQLGGKGAGLAAMTALGLPVPPGFTVTTDACRSYYMHRQTPVNLWQDVQDALQQLEHQTGKQFGNPERPLLLSVRSGARFSMPGMMDTILNLGLTDEVVAGLATLTGDARFAQDAYRRLIQMFGDVVVGIPRHHFETALEDLKASREVHSDLGLTAEDLTELVATYKRIFKRHAGFEFPQSPQFQLQEAILAVFKSWGNRRAATYRKLHHIPDDLGTAANVQVMVFGNLGETSGTGVGFTRNPNSGQKEIFGEFLLNAQGEDVVAGIRTPLPLSDLKKHLPEVYEQLMTTAQLLEDHFRDMQDFEFTIEDGKLYMLQTRAGKRSARAAFRIARDLVQEGRITREEAVTRIELDALEQLLYPQPVPGHGKTPLLKALPASPGAAVGVVVFSADEAVEVAKEQPCILVTLETSPEDIHGMASAQGILTARGGMTSHAAVVARGMGCPAVVGADELRVDREAGLMKVRGQVIRAGETITLNGSTGEIFLGELPLQEGEVQEEVFELLCWADGIRQLEVRANADTPQDAERARNNGAQGIGLCRTEHMFFSEERIPLVRKMILAPTPQEELEALRDLQDLQRLDFEGILLAMDGLPVTVRLMDPPLHEFLPQLPELLVRVTQLSQQERSETEELEFQESSQLLERVRELHEVNPMMGLRGARLGITRPSIICMQVHALARATRDLLSRGKRPRPEIMIPLTGTGEEMAYVRHIVEEVLASHDLHLPIGSMIEVPRACLVGGQLASNADFLSFGTNDLTQMTYGYSRDDAARFLGTYVEKGILQFDPFTRLDEDGVGSLIRLAVQDARRKAPHIKLGVCGEHGGEKHSIAFFHQVGLDYVSCSPFRLLSARLAAAHAALKSWKEEPVLA